A genomic segment from Dermacentor silvarum isolate Dsil-2018 chromosome 11, BIME_Dsil_1.4, whole genome shotgun sequence encodes:
- the LOC119434096 gene encoding DNA polymerase epsilon subunit 4-like, translating into MCALIARLGAWNKHVSLTMVSNWRAKEMSASMETEQNTEQDSANNAEKGEKLCRFPLSRVKTIMKLDPDVVLASQEAVFLVSKATEMFVAALAKEAYTYTRQAKKKTIQKKDVESSVEAVEAFAFLEGTLD; encoded by the exons ATGTGCGCGCTGATAGCTAGACTCGGAGCATGGAATAAACACGTGTCGCTAACCATGGTGAGCAATTGGCGCGCTAAAGAGATGTCCGCTAGTATGGAAACTGAGCAAAATACCGAGCAAGACAGCGCTAATAACGCGGAAAAAGGAGAGAAATTATGCCGTTTCCCTTTGTCGCGAGTCAAGACCATCATGAAGCTCGATCCCGATGTCGTGCTCGCTAGTCAAGAGGCGGTGTTCCTTGTCTCAAAAGCTACA GAAATGTTTGTCGCCGCCTTGGCAAAAGAAGCTTACACATATACGCgacaagcaaaaaagaaaactattCAGAAGAAGGACGTAG AATCTTCTGTCGAAGCCGTCGAAGCATTCGCCTTTTTGGAAG GGACTCTGGACTGA
- the LOC119433429 gene encoding SOSS complex subunit C homolog, which translates to MAFQPPTARQELQNRKILEELQQKKQLLLKQGQVNASPPTLPAATTANATDAHALTTSQRTALQHAHSSSVGFFIPQDSSFGNLILPVLPRFDK; encoded by the exons ATGGCTTTTCAACCACCGACCGCCCGGCAAG AGCTTCAGAACCGCAAGATTCTCGAAGAGCTTCAACAGAAGAAGCAGCTGCTCCTCAAGCAGGGCCAAGTGAACGCAAG CCCACCGACACTGCCTGCTGCG acgacggcgaacgcgacGGACGCCCATGCGCTGACCACTTCGCAGAGGACAGCACTTCAGCACGCGCATTCCAGTTCCGTCGGTTTCTTCATACCTCAGGACTCCTCTTTTGGCAACCTAATACTGCCTGTATTGCCACGGTTCGACAAGTGA